The following coding sequences are from one Cervus canadensis isolate Bull #8, Minnesota chromosome 4, ASM1932006v1, whole genome shotgun sequence window:
- the B4GALT7 gene encoding beta-1,4-galactosyltransferase 7 isoform X2: MFPSRRKAAQLPWEDGRWDISSCPSPRSLPRPQQEPRGRIYRGSSLPRPIAGLASAPPQRKPPPHDNGGSRLIPSGLPRKCSVFHLFVGCLLLGFLSLLWLQLSCSGDVAWAARGQGQETPGPSRACPPEPPREHWEEDESWGPHRLAVLVPFRERFEELLVFVPHMHRFLSRKKIQHHIYVLNQVDHFRFNRAALINVGFLESGNSTDYIAMHDVDLLPLNEELDYGFPEAGPFHVASPELHPLYHYKTYVGGILLLSKQHYQLCNGMSNRFWGWGREDDEFYRRIKGAGLQLFRPSGITTGYKTFRHLHDPAWRKRDQKRIAAQKQEQFKVDREGGLSTVKYRVDSRTALSVGGAPCTVLNILLDCDKAATPWCTFS, translated from the exons ATGTTCCCCTCCCGGAGGAAAGCGGCGCAACTGCCCTGGGAGGACGGCAG GTGGGATATTTCCTCATGTCCATCTCCCCGGTCTCTACCCCGCCCCCAGCAAGAGCCCAGAGGGAGAATCTATAGAGGTTCCAGCCTTCCCAGGCCAATAGCAGGATTggcctctgctcctccccagcGGAAACCCCCACCACATGACAATGGGGG GTCCAGGTTGATTCCCAGTGGCCTCCCCCGGAAATGTTCCGTCTTCCACCTCTTTGTTGGCTGTCTCTTACTGGGCTTCCTCTCCCTGCTCTGGCTGCAGCTCAGCTGCTCTGGGGACGTAGCCTGGGCAGCCAGGGGACAAGGACAGGAGACCCCAGGCCCATCCCGGGCCTGCCCGCCAGAGCCACCTCGTGAGCACTGGGAAGAAGATGAGTCGTGGGGCCCCCACCGCCTGGCAGTGCTGGTGCCCTTTCGAGAACGCTTCGAGGAGCTCCTGGTCTTTGTGCCCCACATGCACCGCTTCTTGAGCAGGAAGAAGATCCAGCACCACATCTACGTGCTCAACCAGGTGGATCATTTCAG GTTCAACCGGGCAGCACTCATCAACGTGGGCTTCCTGGAAAGCGGCAACAGCACAGACTACATTGCCATGCACGATGTGGACCTGCTCCCTCTCAATGAGGAACTGGACTATGGCTTCCCAGAGGCTGGGCCCTTCCACGTGGCCTCCCCGGAGCTCCACCCACTCTACCACTACAAGACCTACGTTGGTGGCATCCTGCTGCTTTCCAAGCAGCACTACCAGCtg TGCAACGGAATGTCCAACCGCTTCTGGGGCTGGGGCCGAGAAGACGACGAGTTCTACCGGCGCATCAAAGGAGCTGGACTCCAG CTTTTCCGCCCTTCGGGTATCACAACTGGGTACAAGACATTCCGCCACCTGCACGACCCAGCCTGGAGGAAGAGAGACCAGAAGCGCATTGCGGCTCAAAAACAG GAGCAGTTCAAGGTGGACCGGGAAGGAGGCCTGAGCACTGTGAAGTACCGCGTGGATTCCCGTACAGCCCTGTCTGTGGGCGGGGCCCCCTGCACTGTGCTCAACATCCTGTTGGACTGTGACAAGGCCGCCACTCCGTGGTGCACGTTCAGCTGA
- the B4GALT7 gene encoding beta-1,4-galactosyltransferase 7 isoform X6, translating to MFPSRRKAAQLPWEDGRSRLIPSGLPRKCSVFHLFVGCLLLGFLSLLWLQLSCSGDVAWAARGQGQETPGPSRACPPEPPREHWEEDESWGPHRLAVLVPFRERFEELLVFVPHMHRFLSRKKIQHHIYVLNQVDHFRFNRAALINVGFLESGNSTDYIAMHDVDLLPLNEELDYGFPEAGPFHVASPELHPLYHYKTYVGGILLLSKQHYQLCNGMSNRFWGWGREDDEFYRRIKGAGLQEQFKVDREGGLSTVKYRVDSRTALSVGGAPCTVLNILLDCDKAATPWCTFS from the exons ATGTTCCCCTCCCGGAGGAAAGCGGCGCAACTGCCCTGGGAGGACGGCAG GTCCAGGTTGATTCCCAGTGGCCTCCCCCGGAAATGTTCCGTCTTCCACCTCTTTGTTGGCTGTCTCTTACTGGGCTTCCTCTCCCTGCTCTGGCTGCAGCTCAGCTGCTCTGGGGACGTAGCCTGGGCAGCCAGGGGACAAGGACAGGAGACCCCAGGCCCATCCCGGGCCTGCCCGCCAGAGCCACCTCGTGAGCACTGGGAAGAAGATGAGTCGTGGGGCCCCCACCGCCTGGCAGTGCTGGTGCCCTTTCGAGAACGCTTCGAGGAGCTCCTGGTCTTTGTGCCCCACATGCACCGCTTCTTGAGCAGGAAGAAGATCCAGCACCACATCTACGTGCTCAACCAGGTGGATCATTTCAG GTTCAACCGGGCAGCACTCATCAACGTGGGCTTCCTGGAAAGCGGCAACAGCACAGACTACATTGCCATGCACGATGTGGACCTGCTCCCTCTCAATGAGGAACTGGACTATGGCTTCCCAGAGGCTGGGCCCTTCCACGTGGCCTCCCCGGAGCTCCACCCACTCTACCACTACAAGACCTACGTTGGTGGCATCCTGCTGCTTTCCAAGCAGCACTACCAGCtg TGCAACGGAATGTCCAACCGCTTCTGGGGCTGGGGCCGAGAAGACGACGAGTTCTACCGGCGCATCAAAGGAGCTGGACTCCAG GAGCAGTTCAAGGTGGACCGGGAAGGAGGCCTGAGCACTGTGAAGTACCGCGTGGATTCCCGTACAGCCCTGTCTGTGGGCGGGGCCCCCTGCACTGTGCTCAACATCCTGTTGGACTGTGACAAGGCCGCCACTCCGTGGTGCACGTTCAGCTGA
- the B4GALT7 gene encoding beta-1,4-galactosyltransferase 7 isoform X5, producing the protein MFPSRRKAAQLPWEDGRSRLIPSGLPRKCSVFHLFVGCLLLGFLSLLWLQLSCSGDVAWAARGQGQETPGPSRACPPEPPREHWEEDESWGPHRLAVLVPFRERFEELLVFVPHMHRFLSRKKIQHHIYVLNQVDHFRFNRAALINVGFLESGNSTDYIAMHDVDLLPLNEELDYGFPEAGPFHVASPELHPLYHYKTYVGGILLLSKQHYQLCNGMSNRFWGWGREDDEFYRRIKGAGLQLFRPSGITTGYKTFRHLHDPAWRKRDQKRIAAQKQEQFKVDREGGLSTVKYRVDSRTALSVGGAPCTVLNILLDCDKAATPWCTFS; encoded by the exons ATGTTCCCCTCCCGGAGGAAAGCGGCGCAACTGCCCTGGGAGGACGGCAG GTCCAGGTTGATTCCCAGTGGCCTCCCCCGGAAATGTTCCGTCTTCCACCTCTTTGTTGGCTGTCTCTTACTGGGCTTCCTCTCCCTGCTCTGGCTGCAGCTCAGCTGCTCTGGGGACGTAGCCTGGGCAGCCAGGGGACAAGGACAGGAGACCCCAGGCCCATCCCGGGCCTGCCCGCCAGAGCCACCTCGTGAGCACTGGGAAGAAGATGAGTCGTGGGGCCCCCACCGCCTGGCAGTGCTGGTGCCCTTTCGAGAACGCTTCGAGGAGCTCCTGGTCTTTGTGCCCCACATGCACCGCTTCTTGAGCAGGAAGAAGATCCAGCACCACATCTACGTGCTCAACCAGGTGGATCATTTCAG GTTCAACCGGGCAGCACTCATCAACGTGGGCTTCCTGGAAAGCGGCAACAGCACAGACTACATTGCCATGCACGATGTGGACCTGCTCCCTCTCAATGAGGAACTGGACTATGGCTTCCCAGAGGCTGGGCCCTTCCACGTGGCCTCCCCGGAGCTCCACCCACTCTACCACTACAAGACCTACGTTGGTGGCATCCTGCTGCTTTCCAAGCAGCACTACCAGCtg TGCAACGGAATGTCCAACCGCTTCTGGGGCTGGGGCCGAGAAGACGACGAGTTCTACCGGCGCATCAAAGGAGCTGGACTCCAG CTTTTCCGCCCTTCGGGTATCACAACTGGGTACAAGACATTCCGCCACCTGCACGACCCAGCCTGGAGGAAGAGAGACCAGAAGCGCATTGCGGCTCAAAAACAG GAGCAGTTCAAGGTGGACCGGGAAGGAGGCCTGAGCACTGTGAAGTACCGCGTGGATTCCCGTACAGCCCTGTCTGTGGGCGGGGCCCCCTGCACTGTGCTCAACATCCTGTTGGACTGTGACAAGGCCGCCACTCCGTGGTGCACGTTCAGCTGA
- the B4GALT7 gene encoding beta-1,4-galactosyltransferase 7 isoform X4, whose translation MFPSRRKAAQLPWEDGRWDISSCPSPRSLPRPQQEPRGRIYRGSSLPRPIAGLASAPPQRKPPPHDNGGSRLIPSGLPRKCSVFHLFVGCLLLGFLSLLWLQLSCSGDVAWAARGQGQETPGPSRACPPEPPREHWEEDESWGPHRLAVLVPFRERFEELLVFVPHMHRFLSRKKIQHHIYVLNQVDHFSFGALHRFNRAALINVGFLESGNSTDYIAMHDVDLLPLNEELDYGFPEAGPFHVASPELHPLYHYKTYVGGILLLSKQHYQLCNGMSNRFWGWGREDDEFYRRIKGAGLQEQFKVDREGGLSTVKYRVDSRTALSVGGAPCTVLNILLDCDKAATPWCTFS comes from the exons ATGTTCCCCTCCCGGAGGAAAGCGGCGCAACTGCCCTGGGAGGACGGCAG GTGGGATATTTCCTCATGTCCATCTCCCCGGTCTCTACCCCGCCCCCAGCAAGAGCCCAGAGGGAGAATCTATAGAGGTTCCAGCCTTCCCAGGCCAATAGCAGGATTggcctctgctcctccccagcGGAAACCCCCACCACATGACAATGGGGG GTCCAGGTTGATTCCCAGTGGCCTCCCCCGGAAATGTTCCGTCTTCCACCTCTTTGTTGGCTGTCTCTTACTGGGCTTCCTCTCCCTGCTCTGGCTGCAGCTCAGCTGCTCTGGGGACGTAGCCTGGGCAGCCAGGGGACAAGGACAGGAGACCCCAGGCCCATCCCGGGCCTGCCCGCCAGAGCCACCTCGTGAGCACTGGGAAGAAGATGAGTCGTGGGGCCCCCACCGCCTGGCAGTGCTGGTGCCCTTTCGAGAACGCTTCGAGGAGCTCCTGGTCTTTGTGCCCCACATGCACCGCTTCTTGAGCAGGAAGAAGATCCAGCACCACATCTACGTGCTCAACCAGGTGGATCATTTCAG CTTTGGCGCCCTGCACAGGTTCAACCGGGCAGCACTCATCAACGTGGGCTTCCTGGAAAGCGGCAACAGCACAGACTACATTGCCATGCACGATGTGGACCTGCTCCCTCTCAATGAGGAACTGGACTATGGCTTCCCAGAGGCTGGGCCCTTCCACGTGGCCTCCCCGGAGCTCCACCCACTCTACCACTACAAGACCTACGTTGGTGGCATCCTGCTGCTTTCCAAGCAGCACTACCAGCtg TGCAACGGAATGTCCAACCGCTTCTGGGGCTGGGGCCGAGAAGACGACGAGTTCTACCGGCGCATCAAAGGAGCTGGACTCCAG GAGCAGTTCAAGGTGGACCGGGAAGGAGGCCTGAGCACTGTGAAGTACCGCGTGGATTCCCGTACAGCCCTGTCTGTGGGCGGGGCCCCCTGCACTGTGCTCAACATCCTGTTGGACTGTGACAAGGCCGCCACTCCGTGGTGCACGTTCAGCTGA
- the B4GALT7 gene encoding beta-1,4-galactosyltransferase 7 isoform X1, with amino-acid sequence MFPSRRKAAQLPWEDGRWDISSCPSPRSLPRPQQEPRGRIYRGSSLPRPIAGLASAPPQRKPPPHDNGGSRLIPSGLPRKCSVFHLFVGCLLLGFLSLLWLQLSCSGDVAWAARGQGQETPGPSRACPPEPPREHWEEDESWGPHRLAVLVPFRERFEELLVFVPHMHRFLSRKKIQHHIYVLNQVDHFSFGALHRFNRAALINVGFLESGNSTDYIAMHDVDLLPLNEELDYGFPEAGPFHVASPELHPLYHYKTYVGGILLLSKQHYQLCNGMSNRFWGWGREDDEFYRRIKGAGLQLFRPSGITTGYKTFRHLHDPAWRKRDQKRIAAQKQEQFKVDREGGLSTVKYRVDSRTALSVGGAPCTVLNILLDCDKAATPWCTFS; translated from the exons ATGTTCCCCTCCCGGAGGAAAGCGGCGCAACTGCCCTGGGAGGACGGCAG GTGGGATATTTCCTCATGTCCATCTCCCCGGTCTCTACCCCGCCCCCAGCAAGAGCCCAGAGGGAGAATCTATAGAGGTTCCAGCCTTCCCAGGCCAATAGCAGGATTggcctctgctcctccccagcGGAAACCCCCACCACATGACAATGGGGG GTCCAGGTTGATTCCCAGTGGCCTCCCCCGGAAATGTTCCGTCTTCCACCTCTTTGTTGGCTGTCTCTTACTGGGCTTCCTCTCCCTGCTCTGGCTGCAGCTCAGCTGCTCTGGGGACGTAGCCTGGGCAGCCAGGGGACAAGGACAGGAGACCCCAGGCCCATCCCGGGCCTGCCCGCCAGAGCCACCTCGTGAGCACTGGGAAGAAGATGAGTCGTGGGGCCCCCACCGCCTGGCAGTGCTGGTGCCCTTTCGAGAACGCTTCGAGGAGCTCCTGGTCTTTGTGCCCCACATGCACCGCTTCTTGAGCAGGAAGAAGATCCAGCACCACATCTACGTGCTCAACCAGGTGGATCATTTCAG CTTTGGCGCCCTGCACAGGTTCAACCGGGCAGCACTCATCAACGTGGGCTTCCTGGAAAGCGGCAACAGCACAGACTACATTGCCATGCACGATGTGGACCTGCTCCCTCTCAATGAGGAACTGGACTATGGCTTCCCAGAGGCTGGGCCCTTCCACGTGGCCTCCCCGGAGCTCCACCCACTCTACCACTACAAGACCTACGTTGGTGGCATCCTGCTGCTTTCCAAGCAGCACTACCAGCtg TGCAACGGAATGTCCAACCGCTTCTGGGGCTGGGGCCGAGAAGACGACGAGTTCTACCGGCGCATCAAAGGAGCTGGACTCCAG CTTTTCCGCCCTTCGGGTATCACAACTGGGTACAAGACATTCCGCCACCTGCACGACCCAGCCTGGAGGAAGAGAGACCAGAAGCGCATTGCGGCTCAAAAACAG GAGCAGTTCAAGGTGGACCGGGAAGGAGGCCTGAGCACTGTGAAGTACCGCGTGGATTCCCGTACAGCCCTGTCTGTGGGCGGGGCCCCCTGCACTGTGCTCAACATCCTGTTGGACTGTGACAAGGCCGCCACTCCGTGGTGCACGTTCAGCTGA
- the B4GALT7 gene encoding beta-1,4-galactosyltransferase 7 isoform X3 has translation MFPSRRKAAQLPWEDGRSRLIPSGLPRKCSVFHLFVGCLLLGFLSLLWLQLSCSGDVAWAARGQGQETPGPSRACPPEPPREHWEEDESWGPHRLAVLVPFRERFEELLVFVPHMHRFLSRKKIQHHIYVLNQVDHFRFNRAALINVGFLESGNSTDYIAMHDVDLLPLNEELDYGFPEAGPFHVASPELHPLYHYKTYVGGILLLSKQHYQLVRPGMPALLRVRQHLPGWGLWPEEWHFWGPVDGVSFLGPAGEPRASQRHERGAGPSKPVREGFCLSNRTPPCELASEALFFASQNGKVCSAYQTEHHFTFHLSALPSLDWIYFQTFGMQCSGCRCNLHLSRPKSSGKWSSLFQQPRQQSHSSCTLALDCPALGHG, from the exons ATGTTCCCCTCCCGGAGGAAAGCGGCGCAACTGCCCTGGGAGGACGGCAG GTCCAGGTTGATTCCCAGTGGCCTCCCCCGGAAATGTTCCGTCTTCCACCTCTTTGTTGGCTGTCTCTTACTGGGCTTCCTCTCCCTGCTCTGGCTGCAGCTCAGCTGCTCTGGGGACGTAGCCTGGGCAGCCAGGGGACAAGGACAGGAGACCCCAGGCCCATCCCGGGCCTGCCCGCCAGAGCCACCTCGTGAGCACTGGGAAGAAGATGAGTCGTGGGGCCCCCACCGCCTGGCAGTGCTGGTGCCCTTTCGAGAACGCTTCGAGGAGCTCCTGGTCTTTGTGCCCCACATGCACCGCTTCTTGAGCAGGAAGAAGATCCAGCACCACATCTACGTGCTCAACCAGGTGGATCATTTCAG GTTCAACCGGGCAGCACTCATCAACGTGGGCTTCCTGGAAAGCGGCAACAGCACAGACTACATTGCCATGCACGATGTGGACCTGCTCCCTCTCAATGAGGAACTGGACTATGGCTTCCCAGAGGCTGGGCCCTTCCACGTGGCCTCCCCGGAGCTCCACCCACTCTACCACTACAAGACCTACGTTGGTGGCATCCTGCTGCTTTCCAAGCAGCACTACCAGCtggtgaggcctggcatgcctgCTCTGCTCAGAGTCAGGCAACACCTACCTGGATGGGGGCTTTGGCCAGAGGAGTGGCACTTCTGGGGCCCAGTAGATGGAGTATCTTTCCTAGGGCCAGCAGGGGAGCCCAGGGCTAGCCAGAGGcatgaaagaggagcaggacCAAGCAAGCCAGTTAGGGAGGGTTTCTGCCTCAGTAACAGAACCCCTCCATGTGAACTAGCTTCAGAAGCCCTGTTCTTTGCTTCTCAAAATGGAAAAGTCTGCTCAGCCTATCAGACAGAACACCATTTCACTTTCCATCTCTCAGCTCTGCCTTCTCTAGACTGGATTTACTTTCAGACATTTGGGATGCAATGTAGTGGCTGTCGCTGCAACCTGCATCTGTCTAGGCCCAAGTCCAGTGGAAAATGGAGCTCCCTTTTCCAACAGCCCAGACAGCAGTCCCACAGCAGCTGCACGCTGGCTCTTGATTGTCCTGCCTTGGGTCATGGCTAA